In a single window of the Littorina saxatilis isolate snail1 linkage group LG5, US_GU_Lsax_2.0, whole genome shotgun sequence genome:
- the LOC138966621 gene encoding neurogenic locus notch homolog protein 2-like — MFSQSCERWTALVRLAVLLCLMSPPVLLQNLDDLSGCEPDPCVQGVCSPKWLGSYHCNCAPGYSGQNCSDLTQPCLTYPCYNNATCQATGSGFSCQCAEGFTGQRCETKVPPCSSSPCQNGATCSNTEGGFTCMCPHGYTGTECENIVNLCSSQPCLNGGVCTSQPGAFTCICQSANTGRYCERQQLCGRVAPDPCENYAICMPPILPSTTPTCVCQQGYNGTRCQININDCATSPCLNNGTCVDGVNSYTCQCSPQFTGKNCSQAVSADPCQQNPCQNGAYCCSKGRQGCSPDIAEDTYQCFCRNGFTGDHCQDVIGPCEQKPCQNGGICTRSPNGHICTCPLTLTGVNCEIPLPCASQPCFHGGTCNANGTNFTCACGTDAFGEYCQFNERCEANSCQNGGTCSETLGGIVCACTPLFTGSRCETPMPCQSAPCINNGSCTDLSLTEFQCQCLEGFTGSVCESELPCKSQPCLNNGTCENNGTTAFVCQCTTDFTGSVCETRIACDSSPCLNNGACEEMQDGYFCKCPPSHAGSRCETYLPCSSNPCWYNSACVNINNSTFNCLCPVGVTGRLCETILPCTSNPCLNGGRCTNLNSTYSCECNAGYSGYNCQEFSPCLSEPCFNNGTCTPLGSSYSCSCLSLYSGPRCEVYNPCGSLPCQNAGRCNNVGQNFNCTCPLAFTGDKCETSLQPCLQQPCLNNGTCTSSGTNFTCTCPPTSAGDRCQTPVPCGGSPCQNGGVCQTSNDTYTCQCSTHYTGRNCETSLPCASQPCINGTCLNQDGGNYTCECQPNYIGKNCEQHVPNCTADNCIHGDCVAQGDVQQCVCRDGFTGGKCEIAEIACLSQPCRNGGQCQNVGSTFVCQCLSNYTGILCETAFPKCYFKPCHPMATCLDNDDSSYSCFCPPGLKGITCFEEVTICDSNPCLNNASCLNTPDGYQCQCPSTFTGKLCETMVGQCSSRPCFHRGDCVMSGSGFTCVCPPPYTGPVCADRVMQCTPSICAGRGDCFTDEVGAYCQCTAEYEGIFCQLPKGDVCQSNPCQNGGTCTSEAGKAVCACPDGFAGEVCSTEVLSCERSPCNGGYCQHASDNSVTCLCPPGQDGQVCDSIVATPP, encoded by the exons ATGTTTAGCCAAAGCTGTGAGAGATGGACAGCGTTGGTGAGATTGGCAGTTTTACTGTGTCTAATGagcccacctgtactgcttcaGAACCTGG ATGATCTGAGTGGGTGTGAACCAGATCCATGTGTACAAGGAGTGTGTTCACCGAAGTGGTTAGGAAGTTATCACTGCAACTGTGCTCCTG GTTATAGTGGGCAGAACTGCTCTGACCTGACACAACCGTGTTTGACTTACCCTTGCTACAATAACGCCACATGTCAG GCCACAGGTTCGGGCTTCAGTTGTCAGTGTGCGGAAGGGTTCACAGGTCAAAGATGCGAGACAAAAGTTCCGCCATGTAGCAGCTCCCCCTGTCAGAATGGTGCTACCTGCTCCAACACAGAAGGTGGTTTTACATGCATGTGTCCCCATGGTTACACAG GGACTGAGTGCGAGAACATTGTGAACCTGTGCAGCTCCCAGCCCTGTTTGAATGGAGGAGTGTGCACATCACAGCCAGGCGCGTTCACATGTATCTGTCAGTCTGCCAACACGGGACGCTACTGTGAACGACAACAGCTCTGTGGGCGAG TGGCTCCTGACCCTTGTGAAAACTATGCTATCTGCATGCCACCCATCCTGCCATCCACCACGCCCACCTGTGTGTGTCAGCAGGGCTACAACGGTACCAGGTGCCAGATCAACATCAATGACTGTGCAACTTCTCCCTGTCTCAATAACG GTACCTGTGTCGATGGAGTGAACAGTTACACTTGTCAGTGCAGTCCCCAGTTCACTGGCAAGAACTGCTCGCAGGCTGTGAGCGCTGACCCATGCCAGCAAAACCCTTGCCAGAATGGAGCCTACTGCTGTTCGAAGGGCAGACAAGGCTGCTCACCTGACATAGCAGAGGACACCTACCAGTGCTTTTGTCGGAATGGATTCACAG GAGACCACTGCCAAGATGTCATCGGTCCCTGTGAACAGAAACCCTGTCAGAACGGAGGCATCTGTACTCGGTCTCCAAACGGCCACATCTGCACATGTCCGCTGACCTTGACAGGGGTCAACTGTGAGATTCCACTGCCTTGCGCCAGTCAGCCTTGCTTTCACGGGGGGACATGCAATGCCAATGGGACGAACTTTACCTGTGCATGTGGGACAGATGCTTTTGGTGAATACTGTCAGTTCAACGAGCGATGTGAGGCGAACAGTTGTCAAAATGGAGGGACTTGTTCAGAGACTCTGGGAGGTATTGTCTGCGCCTGTACACCTTTGTTCACAGGTTCCCGATGTGAGACCCCTATGCCGTGTCAGTCTGCGCCGTGCATTAACAACGGTAGCTGTACCGACCTGTCGCTGACTGAGTTCCAGTGTCAGTGTCTCGAAGGATTCACAGgaagtgtgtgtgaaagtgaacTCCCCTGCAAGAGTCAGCCATGTTTGAACAACGGGACGTGCGAAAACAACGGAACTACAGCCTTCGTTTGTCAATGCACCACAGACTTTACTGGGTCAGTTTGTGAAACACGTATAGCATGTGACAGCAGTCCCTGTTTGAACAACGGAGCGTGCGAAGAAATGCAGGATGGATATTTCTGTAAGTGTCCTCCCAGCCACGCAGGGTCTCGCTGCGAGACTTATCTCCCCTGTTCCAGTAATCCTTGCTGGTACAACTCGGCTTGCGTCAACATTAACAACTCGACCTTCAACTGTCTGTGCCCTGTGGGGGTGACAGGGCGACTGTGTGAAACCATCCTCCCTTGTACGAGCAACCCCTGTCTGAATGGAGGCCGCTGCACAAACCTCAACTCCACCTACTCCTGTGAGTGCAATGCAGGCTACTCCGGCTACAACTGCCAAGAGTTCTCTCCCTGCCTGAGCGAGCCCTGTTTCAACAACGGGACTTGCACGCCCCTGGGTTCTTCTTACAGCTGCAGTTGTCTCTCTTTGTACTCGGGCCCTCGCTGTGAGGTGTACAACCCGTGCGGGTCATTGCCGTGTCAGAACGCCGGTCGGTGCAATAACGTGGGTCAGAATTTCAACTGCACCTGTCCTCTTGCCTTCACAG GTGACAAGTGTGAAACGTCACTTCAGCCATGCTTACAGCAGCCATGTCTCAACAACGGCACATGCACCTCGAGCGGAACGAACTTCACCTGTACCTGCCCTCCGACCAGTGCCGGCGATCGCTGCCAGACGCCCGTCCCTTGCGGTGGTTCACCATGTCAGAACGGAGGAGTGTGTCAAACCTCCAACGACACATACACGTGTCAGTGCTCGACACACTACACAGGGCGCAACTGTGAGACCTCCCTGCCATGTGCGTCGCAGCCGTGTATCAACGGCACATGTTTGAATCAAGACGGTGGCAACTACACGTGTGAGTGTCAGCCGAATTACATTGGGAAGAACTGTGAGCAGCATGTCCCAAACTGCACGGCAGACAACTGTATCCACGGAGATTGTGTCGCTCAAGGAGACGTGCAGCAATGTGTTTGTAGAGATGGGTTCACTG GTGGAAAATGTGAGATAGCAGAGATTGCCTGCCTTTCTCAGCCCTGTCGAAATGGAGGACAGTGCCAGAACGTTGGCTCTACATTcgtctgtcagtgtctctccAACTACACTGGCATTCTCTGCGAGACTGCCTTCCCTAAATGCTATTTCAAGCCCTGTCATCCAATGGCCACTTGCCTGGACAATGACGATTCCAGCTATTCGTGCTTCTGCCCACCTGGGTTGAAAGGGATCACGTGTTTTGAGGAGGTGACCATTTGCGACAGCAATCCGTGTCTTAACAACGCATCTTGCCTCAACACGCCTGATGGGTACCAATGTCAGTGCCCGTCTACCTTTACAG GGAAGCTATGTGAGACGATGGTGGGACAGTGCTCCAGCAGACCGTGTTTTCATCGCGGTGATTGTGTCATGTCTGGCAGCGGATTCACCTGTGTCTGCCCTCCGCCGTACACTG GCCCAGTGTGTGCAGACAGAGTGATGCAGTGCACACCCAGCATTTGTGCTGGACGCGGGGACTGCTTCACTGACGAGGTTGGAGCTTACTGTCAGTGTACTGCAGAGTACGAGGGCATTTTCTGTCAGCTGCCTAAGG GTGACGTGTGTCAGAGCAACCCCTGTCAGAATGGGGGGACATGCACCAGCGAAGCAGGAAAAGCTGTGTGTGCATGCCCTGATGGATTTGCT GGAGAGGTGTGTTCCACTGAGGTGCTGAGCTGTGAGAGGAGCCCGTGTAATGGAGGATACTGTCAACATGCCAGCGACAACAGTGTGACATGTCTGTGTCCCCCAGGCCAGGACGGACAGGTCTGTGACAGCATTGTGGCCACTCCGCCTTGA